In one Drosophila gunungcola strain Sukarami chromosome 2R unlocalized genomic scaffold, Dgunungcola_SK_2 000004F, whole genome shotgun sequence genomic region, the following are encoded:
- the LOC128253990 gene encoding tyrosine-protein kinase-like otk yields the protein MAARMISIYGLAIALMMAPVLAVSSRFLRLPQSQSVVENESIEFECESTDNYSELQYDWLHNGHRIVYDKRVYQIGSNLHIEAVQRIEDVGDYVCIATNLASGAREASPPAKLSVIYLESASVQLLGSNRNELLLKCHVEGASGDSEPLRIEWYRNSAKLSSWKNVQLDQHRLIVRQPGPADDGLYRCTASNAAGRVMSKQGYVYQSNVKCLPRLPRRKNQKLLESWDKQTFLCRGKRGGSGGLESLPPAPEDLRIVQGPSSQVVIKEGEPTALTCLYELPDELQNQRIQLRWRKDGKLLRQVELGGSVPIPGHSSSDSGKDALLREDGRLVLHKQNGTLSFASIIASDAGQYQCQLQLEAHAPINSSPGVLEVIEQLKFVPQPTSKNLELDAVVAKVHCKAQGTPAPQVQWMRDGVNTSLPDQVEVDANGTLIFRNVNSEHRGNYTCYASNTQGQINATVAINVVVTPKFSVPPVGPIETSEQGTVVMHCQAIGDPKPTIQWDKDLKYLSENNTDRERFRFLENGTLEIRNVQVEDEGSYGCTIGNSAGLKREDVQLVVKTTGDGFAPEESGGDGFLVTRAVLITMTVALAYIVLVVGLMLWCRYRRQARKARLNELSTKEAGADQPDAATNGKGSEQEPCLSKQHNGHSKSRSKSSGDAQKSDDTACSQQSRASKKSAHIYEQLALPRSGLSELIQIGRGEFGDVFVGKLKATLVTSGSPTDKDADTEKQHSNSENGSGGSGSGSTTLSTLNEKRRSKTSMDDIEEIKEEQQEQQDQSGLEQLVLVKALNKVKDEQACQEFRRQLDLLRGLSHKGVVRLFGLCREKDPHYMVLEYTDWGDLKQFLLATAGKVNTATAGSSSPPPLTTSQVLAVAYQIARGMDAIYRARFTHRDLATRNCVISSEFIVKVSYPALCKDKYSREYHKHRNTLLPIRWLAPECIQEDEYTTKSDIFAYGVVVWELFNQATKLPHEELTNEQVVQRSQAGSLEWSVADATPDCLREILLSCWVSNPKERPSFSQLGAALSKAMQSAEK from the exons ATGGCTGCCAGGATGATCTCAATATACGGCTTGGCCATTGCTTTGATGATGG CTCCCGTTTTGGCCGTCTCATCGCGTTTCCTGCGATTGCCACAAAGTCAGTCGGTGGTGGAGAATGAATCCATCGAATTCGAGTGCGAATCCACGGATAACTACAGCGAACTGCAGTACGACTGGTTGCATAATG GTCATCGGATTGTGTATGACAAGCGTGTCTATCAAATCGGCTCCAATTTGCATATCGAGGCGGTGCAGCGAATCGAGGATGTTGGCGACTATGTTTGCATCGCGACAAATTTGGCCAGCGGCGCCAGGGAGGCGTCTCCGCCCGCCAAATTGAGCGTGATAT ATCTGGAATCGGCCAGTGTGCAGTTGCTGGGCAGCAATCGCAACGAGCTGCTGCTGAAGTGCCACGTGGAGGGAGCCTCCGGGGATTCGGAACCGCTTCGAATCGAATGGTATCGCAACAGCGCCAAGTTGAGCAGTTGGAAGAACGTCCAGCTGGATCAGCACCGCCTGATTGTCCGTCAGCCGGGACCCGCCGACGATGGCCTGTACCGCTGTACCGCCTCCAATGCGGCTGGTCGGGTGATGAGCAAGCAGGGCTACGTCTATCAGTCGAATGTGAAGTGCCTGCCCAGACTTCCCAGGCGGAAGAATCAAAAGTTGCTGGAGTCCTGGGACAAGCAGACATTCCTGTGCCGCGGCAAGCGTGGCGGATCTGGTGGCTTGGAGTCACTGCCCCCGGCTCCGGAGGATCTGCGCATTGTTCAGGGACCCAGCAGCCAGGTGGTCATCAAGGAGGGTGAGCCCACTGCCCTGACCTGCCTCTATGAACTCCCCGACGAGCTGCAAAACCAACGCATTCAACTTCGCTGGCGAAAGGATGGCAAGCTGCTGCGGCAAGTGGAACTTGGTGGTTCGGTGCCCATACCCGGGCACTCTTCCTCCGATTCTGGCAAGGATGCCCTGCTCCGGGAAGATGGTCGTCTAGTACTCCACAAGCAGAACGGAACCCTGAGCTTTGCCAGCATTATAGCCAGCGATGCGGGCCAGTACCAATGCCAGCTGCAACTGGAGGCTCATGCCCCGATTAACTCGTCGCCTGGAGTACTGGAGGTCATCGAACAACTGAAGTTTGTGCCACAACCCACCTCCAAGAACCTGGAGCTGGATGCAGTGGTGGCCAAGGTGCACTGCAAGGCTCAGGGTACTCCAGCGCCACAGGTGCAATGGATGAGG gATGGTGTAAACACTTCGTTACCCGACCAAGTAGAAGTTGATGCCAATGGAACACTTATATTTAGGAACGTAAACTCCGAACATCGTGGCAACTACACTTGTTATGCCAGTAATACCCAAGGTCAGATCAACGCCACGGTGGCCATAAATGTGGTGGTCACGCCCAAGTTCAGTGTGCCGCCGGTGGGTCCGATTGAGACCTCTGAGCAGGGCACCGTGGTGATGCACTGCCAGGCGATTGGTGACCCCAAACCGACGATTCAGTGGGACAAGGATCTCAAGTATCTGAGCGAGAACAATACGGATCGGGAGAGATTCAGGTTCCTGGAGAATGGCACCCTGGAGATTCGGAATGTGCAGGTGGAGGATGAGGGCAGCTATGGTTGCACCATTGGCAACAGTGCAGGCCTCAAGCGGGAGGATGTCCAGTTGGTGGTGAAGACAACAGGCGATGGTTTTGCCCCCGAGGAGTCCGGCGGCGATGGCTTCCTGGTCACCCGAGCCGTTCTGATCACCATGACCGTGGCCCTGGCCTACATTGTTCTGGTGGTGGGTCTAATGCTCTGGTGTCGCTATCGTCGTCAGGCCAGAAAAGCCCGCCTGAACGAACTGAGCACCAAGGAGGCTGGCGCGGATCAGCCGGATGCCGCTACAAATGGCAAGGGCTCGGAGCAGGAGCCCTGCCTCTCCAAGCAGCACAATGGCCACAGCAAGTCCAGGTCCAAGTCCAGCGGGGATGCCCAGAAGTCCGATGACACAGCCTGCAGCCAGCAGTCGAGGGCCTCCAAGAAATCCGCCCACATTTACGAACAGTTGGCCTTGCCAAGATCTGGACTCAGTGAACTCATTCAGATTGGACGCGGCGAGTTCGGGGATGTGTTTGTGGGGAAATTGAAGGCCACTCTGGTGACCAGTGGCTCACCCACGGATAAGGATGCGGACACGGAAAAGCAGCACAGTAATAGCGAAAATGGCAGTGGCGGAAGTGGAAGTGGCAGCACCACACTGAGTACCCTAAACGAGAAGCGACGCTCCAAGACCTCCATGGATGACATCGAGGAGAtcaaggaggagcagcaggagcaacagGATCAGTCGGGTCTCGAGCAGCTGGTCCTGGTCAAGGCCCTCAACAAAGTGAAGGATGAGCAGGCCTGCCAGGAGTTTCGACGACAGTTGGATCTCTTGCGTGGCCTTTCGCACAAGGGGGTTGTACGTCTATTTGGCCTGTGTCGCGAAAAGGATCCACACTACATGGTGCTGGAGTATACCGATTGGGGCGATCTCAAGCAGTTCCTGCTGGCCACCGCCGGAAAAGTTAACACTGCCACCGCCGGAAGCTCCTCGCCGCCGCCACTGACCACCAGCCAGGTTTTGGCCGTGGCCTACCAAATTGCCCGAGGAATGGACGCCATCTACAGAGCTCGGTTCACCCATAG GGATCTGGCCACTCGGAACTGCGTGATCTCCAGTGAATTTATAGTAAAGGTCTCCTATCCGGCTCTCTGCAAGGACAAGTACAGCCGCGAGTACCACAAGCACCGGAACACGCTGCTCCCGATTCGCTGGCTGGCACCCGAGTGCATCCAGGAGGATGAGTACACCACCAAGAGCGACATCTTCGCCTACGGAGTGGTGGTGTGGGAGCTCTTTAATCAGGCCACAAAGCTTCCCCACGAGGAACTGACCAACGAGCAGGTGGTGCAGCGATCGCAGGCAGGATCTTTAGAATGGTCGGTGGCCGATGCGACCCCTGACTGCCTCCGGGAAATTTTG CTGTCCTGCTGGGTGTCCAATCCCAAGGAGCGACCCTCGTTCAGCCAACTGGGGGCTGCCCTCAGCAAGGCCATGCAGAGTGCCGAGAAGTGA